In Spirochaetota bacterium, the genomic stretch TGCCCTGATGCACACGTCAGGGTTAAACTTTTGAAAGCTGCGATTTGTGGTTCCGATTTTCCTTACTTTTCAAAGGATTATCCTAAAGAATCGTATCCTCTTCCTCCCGGTTATCCGGGGCATGAATGTTTAGGTGTTATTGAAGCATCAAGAGTAAAGCATATAAAAGAAGGTACACTTGTAATGTATTATCCTCCATTCCTGGATGGCTATAAAGAGTATCATGTAACGCCACCATCACGTGTTCAGGAAATACCAACTACGTTACCGCTGAATGAACTATTAATGACACAACTGCTTGGTGCTGTTTCGCACTGTGCATTCAGGTTAGATAAACCATACAACAAACATGTTGTTGTAATGGGCCAGGGACCTGTTGGATTGTTCTTCGCTGCTTTAATGAAAAATTTTGGTGCCCGCAGCATCATTGCTGTTGATATACTAGATTACCGTTTGAATGCATCACTTCGTATGGGAGCCACTCATATCATTAATCCAGAAAAAGTGGATTTGATTGAAACAATAAAAGAAATCACCGGTGGTTCACTTGCTGATATTGTTATTGACGCATACGGGCAGAATGTTGCAGTTATTAATAAATGTTTTGAGATAGCAAAGCATAATGGTCAGGTTGCCTTTTTTGGGATTTGTCTTGAAGAATCGCCACGGCTTAATTTTAATACGTTTTTCAGAAAAGAGCTTCGTATGATAGCTTCGGTTGGGCCTGACCTATCAATGGATTATCCGTACGCACTGGAGATGATTGTAAAAGGAGCTATCGACGTAACACCGCTTTTGACTCATGATATACCTTTTGAAGACATTCAAAAGGGTTTTGAAATGGCAATCAACAGAGCTGACAATGCAATAAAGATTGTGCTGAGCTTTTAAATGTTATACTGTAAACAAAAGAGGTTTATGCTATGCCACGAGCAAAAATATATGGATATATTGCAGTTATAGTTGCAACACTGCTTGGAGCTGCATTTGTGTATTATGCATTTATACATTTTGACATGTATTCCTCATTGCACTTTTCTTCCATAGATACTGGTGCATACTGGGCTGTGGTAACGCCAATTGCTATCGTTACCCTTTTTGTGTTAGCTACAGGTTTTTGGGTTGGATATACAATTTTAACGATAAAGGTGGCTCCTCCTATGCCAGAAATAGTTGAAAAAAAGGATAATTCAAAATTCAAGGCGTTTTTGCTTTGCCTGGTTACTGCTGCGCTTGCAGCGTTGTTTGTATATGGTGTAGTGAATCACTACTACCTTGCTATTGCTATTCCAGCTGCATGCATAACACTTGTTATACTGGGCATGGTATTCTGGGTTGGCATTGCAATAATAACAACACGTTCAACTCTGAAGAAAGACAAATAGCCTTATATGCGTGCACTATTCTTGTGTTACCGTGGGAACCCGTTCTGTGGGGGACAGGGTATTTATCTGTATCATCTAACACGGGAGCTGGCGCGATTAGGCGTTGAAATTGATGTCATAGTAGGCCCCCCATATCCTGACCCACTTGACGAATGGGCTACCGTCTATAAGCTTGAAAACCTTAATATGTGGGCAATAAAAACAAAACACTTCCCCTATGAAAAGCTTATTAAGCTGTATAAGCCATGGCATTTTACGGATTATGTGCTGACCCGCTTCCATATTTTTCCTGAAATGGAAACATTCAGCATGAAGGCTTTTTTTCTTTTGCGAAAGCTCCTTAAAGAAAAACACTATGACATTATCCATGATGTACAGTGTTTAGGCTGGGGCCTTTTGCCAATGAAAGGCTATGGTATACCGATAGTAACTACAGTACATCATCCATTGACCAAAGACCGTGAAGCTGATTTCCTTGTTGATAATACCATGTGGGAGATGGTGTGTACTATACTCTTTTACCCATTAACCATGCAGCGAATTGTTATTAACAGGCTTGATAGAGTAATCACTTCTTCACAGGAAGGAGTAAAAGCGCTGCATGAAGCATTTAATCTTTCGCCAAAAAAAGTTTCAGTAGTGTATAATGGCATGGATGTGG encodes the following:
- a CDS encoding zinc-binding dehydrogenase, giving the protein MRAARIVAPRRFSVDNDPIPDCPDAHVRVKLLKAAICGSDFPYFSKDYPKESYPLPPGYPGHECLGVIEASRVKHIKEGTLVMYYPPFLDGYKEYHVTPPSRVQEIPTTLPLNELLMTQLLGAVSHCAFRLDKPYNKHVVVMGQGPVGLFFAALMKNFGARSIIAVDILDYRLNASLRMGATHIINPEKVDLIETIKEITGGSLADIVIDAYGQNVAVINKCFEIAKHNGQVAFFGICLEESPRLNFNTFFRKELRMIASVGPDLSMDYPYALEMIVKGAIDVTPLLTHDIPFEDIQKGFEMAINRADNAIKIVLSF
- a CDS encoding glycosyltransferase family 4 protein, which encodes MRALFLCYRGNPFCGGQGIYLYHLTRELARLGVEIDVIVGPPYPDPLDEWATVYKLENLNMWAIKTKHFPYEKLIKLYKPWHFTDYVLTRFHIFPEMETFSMKAFFLLRKLLKEKHYDIIHDVQCLGWGLLPMKGYGIPIVTTVHHPLTKDREADFLVDNTMWEMVCTILFYPLTMQRIVINRLDRVITSSQEGVKALHEAFNLSPKKVSVVYNGMDVEVFRNTGQPRKENTILFVGNTEDHKKGLRYLFDAMTMLPENVTLIIVDDGPPKRLTAWGWIQERGLEKRVTFTGKVDLSTLVHLYSTSTILVMASLYEGFGLPAAEAMACNTPVVVTSAGSLPEVVGDCGIIVPPKDPVALKEGILKLLNNKSLREELGKKGRKRVEENFAWPVAAKNTLAVYHDVIEQYRSKL